The Christiangramia flava JLT2011 genome has a segment encoding these proteins:
- a CDS encoding site-specific integrase — MARARLTLDTREKSKNSNGLYPIILRIFHRKPRMVRMDKYTSKDGWDDSRMELKKSAVANKELDITAINLELYDKLHIAKSIIHGLGKTLNDITVDMLIENIKKAWDDILESELKKNLSNSLTINDWCKVLVERKLKEQEPGTAKWYADSIRAVTKFNNEQPIKFFQLNVTFLKEFEAEHRAKGNSNNTISAYLRGLSAVYNSAIKEDKFEPEKNPFHFYKIPSSKRTKKKALPKENFTTIRKLNYPVGSNLFHVKNYLLSMFNCRGMNLIDLAKLRVKDIQNDRIFYGRSKTDDPLSVKITKEFHDILVYYVSGKEPCDFIFPIGYDGSVTNFKKYRSDRRLVNKLCKIIAKDAKLNVPLTSYYVRHSWATIAKNMGIPTEIISEGLGHHSLKTTEIYLRSFDNKVLDDANDLVVA; from the coding sequence ATGGCACGTGCAAGACTCACATTAGACACTCGAGAAAAGTCAAAAAATTCTAATGGACTTTATCCCATCATCTTACGAATTTTTCACAGGAAACCTCGAATGGTTCGTATGGATAAATATACATCAAAAGATGGTTGGGATGATTCCAGAATGGAATTAAAAAAATCCGCAGTCGCTAATAAGGAACTTGATATCACTGCAATAAATCTTGAACTATATGACAAATTGCATATTGCAAAATCCATTATCCACGGTCTCGGGAAAACCCTTAACGATATTACGGTTGATATGCTCATCGAAAACATCAAAAAAGCTTGGGATGATATTCTTGAATCAGAGTTAAAGAAAAATCTTTCTAATTCATTAACCATAAATGACTGGTGTAAAGTACTTGTTGAGCGAAAACTAAAAGAACAGGAACCTGGTACTGCCAAATGGTATGCAGATTCGATTCGGGCTGTTACAAAATTTAATAATGAACAGCCAATCAAGTTTTTCCAGCTAAATGTTACTTTTTTGAAAGAATTTGAAGCGGAGCATAGGGCCAAGGGCAATTCGAATAATACTATTAGTGCATATTTGCGTGGCTTAAGTGCAGTCTATAATAGCGCTATTAAGGAAGATAAGTTTGAGCCTGAAAAAAATCCTTTTCATTTTTACAAAATTCCATCTTCAAAAAGGACCAAGAAAAAAGCTCTACCGAAAGAAAATTTTACAACGATTCGTAAGCTTAATTATCCAGTTGGAAGCAATCTTTTTCACGTAAAAAACTATTTGTTGAGTATGTTCAACTGTCGGGGGATGAATTTGATTGATCTCGCTAAGTTGCGCGTTAAGGATATACAAAACGATAGAATTTTTTATGGAAGAAGCAAAACCGATGACCCGCTTTCGGTCAAAATCACGAAGGAATTCCACGATATTTTGGTTTATTATGTTTCTGGGAAAGAGCCTTGTGATTTTATATTTCCTATAGGCTATGATGGGTCGGTTACAAATTTTAAGAAATATCGTTCGGATCGAAGATTAGTTAATAAGCTTTGCAAAATTATAGCGAAAGATGCTAAACTGAATGTTCCATTGACTTCATATTATGTCAGGCATTCCTGGGCAACGATTGCTAAAAATATGGGAATACCAACGGAGATTATTAGTGAAGGCTTGGGGCATCATTCTTTGAAAACAACCGAAATCTATCTCAGAAGTTTTGATAACAAAGTGTTGGATGATGCAAATGATTTAGTTGTAGCTTAA
- a CDS encoding SDR family oxidoreductase, whose product MSSENAKKKSKGCVIITGASAGVGRACARRFAKNGYDVGLIARGKEGLEAAVKEAVEFGVNAAYYEADVANYEEVESAALFFQEKLGFVIFWINNAMTSVFSPVRKMEPQEYKRVTDVTYLGQVHGALVALKLMNEQNKGSIVFVGSALAYRGIPLQSAYCAAKHATKGFVDSLRTELLHDKSNINISMVQLPALNTTQFGFVKTRLPKKPRPMGKIYQPEVAAEAILYAAENTPREIKVGVSTIKTIIGNKIAPWYADRVLAKSGIEGQQTNEPEDSNRPNNLWKPIPGDHGAHGAFNDQALVSSTVLRLRMHGKLIIWIAISIIIVVFVLIFL is encoded by the coding sequence ATGAGCTCAGAAAATGCTAAAAAGAAATCCAAAGGTTGTGTGATAATAACAGGGGCCTCTGCAGGTGTGGGAAGAGCCTGTGCTAGACGCTTCGCCAAGAATGGTTACGACGTAGGTCTTATTGCCCGGGGAAAAGAGGGACTTGAAGCTGCGGTTAAAGAAGCTGTAGAGTTCGGGGTAAATGCTGCTTATTACGAGGCAGATGTCGCAAATTATGAAGAAGTTGAATCTGCAGCCTTGTTTTTTCAGGAAAAACTTGGATTTGTAATATTTTGGATTAATAATGCCATGACGAGTGTTTTTAGTCCAGTTCGTAAAATGGAACCTCAGGAATATAAAAGAGTTACAGATGTGACTTATTTGGGACAGGTACATGGAGCTCTAGTAGCACTTAAATTGATGAATGAGCAGAATAAAGGTTCTATTGTATTTGTAGGATCGGCGTTAGCTTATCGAGGTATACCCCTTCAGTCAGCATATTGCGCTGCTAAACATGCCACTAAAGGCTTTGTGGATTCTTTGCGTACGGAACTATTGCATGATAAAAGTAATATAAATATTTCCATGGTACAGCTTCCGGCTCTAAATACTACCCAGTTCGGATTTGTTAAAACCAGATTACCTAAAAAACCCAGACCTATGGGAAAAATTTATCAGCCTGAGGTAGCAGCCGAAGCCATTTTGTATGCCGCTGAAAATACTCCCAGGGAAATTAAGGTTGGAGTATCAACCATAAAAACCATTATTGGTAATAAGATTGCGCCGTGGTACGCTGATCGTGTACTAGCCAAAAGTGGAATTGAGGGCCAGCAAACTAATGAGCCTGAAGATTCAAATAGGCCCAACAATCTGTGGAAGCCCATACCAGGCGATCATGGGGCACATGGGGCTTTTAATGACCAAGCATTAGTCTCAAGCACAGTATTACGGTTAAGAATGCATGGAAAATTAATCATTTGGATTGCAATAAGTATAATAATAGTAGTTTTTGTTTTAATTTTTCTATAA
- a CDS encoding SPW repeat domain-containing protein, which translates to MGNNHKDYNEEHENGGMASRGVTRPMAEKEVTGHSHDHGDDKGGMDRMKMLYMHHKQTLWIYWMLIILGAWLVISPFTFDYGKDIVQPSGGRSLWISDSMRVLVMKWSDIISGLLLMFFGWRSLTPNRPVSLWIACFIGIWLNLAPVIFWAPNAYIYNNDTIVGVMVIALTILIPGMPNMITYMKMGSVIPPGWSYNPSSWPQRWIMIVLAFFGWIVSRYLGTFQLGYTDYAWDPFFGESTMKVLNSNMSHSLPISDGAFVGHWPIRSNS; encoded by the coding sequence ATGGGAAATAACCATAAAGATTACAACGAGGAACATGAGAATGGAGGAATGGCTAGTCGGGGAGTTACCCGGCCCATGGCGGAAAAAGAAGTAACAGGTCATTCACATGATCATGGTGATGATAAGGGTGGGATGGACCGCATGAAAATGCTTTATATGCACCATAAACAGACGCTTTGGATTTACTGGATGCTGATAATTTTGGGTGCCTGGCTGGTGATTTCTCCATTTACTTTTGATTATGGGAAGGATATCGTTCAACCTTCAGGGGGCAGGTCCCTATGGATAAGTGATTCAATGAGGGTGTTGGTGATGAAGTGGAGCGATATTATTAGTGGTTTGCTTCTTATGTTCTTTGGGTGGAGATCTCTTACACCCAACCGGCCAGTAAGCCTTTGGATAGCCTGTTTCATAGGGATCTGGTTGAACTTAGCACCCGTGATCTTCTGGGCGCCAAATGCCTACATATATAACAACGATACCATTGTAGGGGTCATGGTTATAGCCTTAACCATTTTAATCCCGGGTATGCCTAACATGATCACATATATGAAGATGGGATCGGTGATTCCTCCGGGATGGAGTTATAATCCGTCTAGTTGGCCACAACGATGGATCATGATCGTTCTTGCATTTTTTGGCTGGATAGTTTCTCGTTACCTGGGAACGTTTCAGCTGGGTTACACAGATTATGCATGGGATCCGTTTTTTGGAGAAAGTACAATGAAGGTACTTAATTCTAATATGTCTCATTCACTCCCAATTTCAGATGGAGCCTTTGTGGGGCACTGGCCTATACGTTCGAATTCCTAA
- a CDS encoding SCO family protein, giving the protein MKLKFTIIIILILAGLYSSCKNSGKKLPILGNKEISSNGKDTLYQTIPDFSFTNQDSLLITSNTFANKIYIADFFFTSCTTICPIMKNEMQKVYNKYKGNPKVAFLSHSIDPSHDSVPVLKAYAKNLEINNDQWHFVTGDQEAIFEMAQKHYMVSALEDSTVPNGVLHSGAFILIDEQKRIRGYYDGTNPEEVDKLIQDIPLLLHDKEL; this is encoded by the coding sequence ATGAAATTAAAATTTACAATTATTATTATTTTAATACTGGCAGGTCTTTATAGTTCTTGTAAAAATAGCGGTAAAAAACTACCAATTCTAGGCAATAAAGAGATTTCCAGTAATGGAAAAGATACTCTTTATCAAACAATACCGGATTTTAGTTTCACCAATCAGGACAGCCTTTTAATTACGTCAAATACATTTGCAAATAAAATTTATATAGCAGATTTTTTCTTTACCTCCTGTACAACAATATGTCCTATTATGAAGAACGAGATGCAAAAGGTTTATAATAAATATAAAGGAAATCCCAAGGTGGCATTTTTATCCCACAGTATTGATCCCAGTCATGACAGCGTTCCTGTTCTAAAAGCATATGCCAAAAACCTAGAAATAAACAATGATCAATGGCATTTTGTAACAGGAGATCAAGAAGCAATTTTTGAAATGGCCCAAAAGCATTATATGGTTTCCGCCTTGGAAGATTCGACGGTTCCAAATGGGGTGCTTCACAGTGGAGCCTTTATTTTAATTGATGAACAAAAAAGGATCAGGGGATATTACGATGGTACTAACCCGGAAGAAGTCGATAAACTAATCCAGGATATTCCCCTGTTGCTTCATGATAAAGAATTATAA
- a CDS encoding amylo-alpha-1,6-glucosidase produces the protein MTDEELFRKVKEIIHDNMEKASEDDSPAYHYTRPAPERYPYQFFWDTCFHVFILVSLGEIEMAKKHIQSLLGLQREDGFIGHMIYWDRLKPGRWADFFQSKFNYKNLYRSHMSSLIQPPLLAQAVSRIVKNSDNLNFLKEVLPNLKAYYDWLDKNRDFDGNGLLTIISPFESGMDWKPTYDVPLGFKEGKANTKLYYKVIWTDFLNFMNNYNLKKIYRKGHFLVKDAGLNTFYAQNLFCLGELCEMLEDPDAKEYYSRAKEVSKNIVEVLYDEQDAAFYDVYGKENIKIKVETPTIFYPLILSSIPKGIKTKVLERHFFSSEKFDTNYPIPSVAKDSSAFNPKESIYIWRGPTWIVNNWFLHQILEKNNYTESSQKLTRIIIQLIKKSGFREYYNPFTGEGYGAKDFTWAGLVLDMMNTKDKSIN, from the coding sequence ATGACTGACGAAGAACTTTTTAGAAAAGTTAAAGAAATCATCCATGATAATATGGAAAAAGCCAGTGAAGATGATAGCCCGGCTTATCATTATACAAGGCCAGCACCAGAACGATACCCGTATCAATTTTTCTGGGATACGTGCTTTCATGTTTTTATCCTGGTATCCCTGGGTGAAATTGAAATGGCCAAAAAGCATATTCAGAGTTTGCTTGGGCTTCAACGGGAAGATGGGTTTATAGGTCATATGATTTATTGGGATCGGTTAAAACCTGGTAGATGGGCTGACTTTTTTCAGTCTAAATTTAACTATAAGAATCTTTACAGAAGTCATATGAGTTCTCTCATCCAGCCTCCCTTACTTGCTCAGGCAGTAAGTAGAATTGTAAAGAATTCTGATAATCTGAATTTTCTAAAAGAGGTACTGCCAAATTTAAAGGCTTATTATGACTGGTTAGACAAGAATAGAGATTTTGATGGCAACGGTTTACTTACGATTATTTCTCCATTTGAATCGGGAATGGACTGGAAACCTACTTACGATGTTCCTTTAGGTTTTAAAGAAGGAAAAGCCAATACTAAGCTTTATTATAAAGTGATCTGGACAGACTTTCTCAATTTTATGAATAACTATAATTTGAAGAAGATATACAGGAAAGGACATTTCCTGGTGAAGGATGCCGGACTAAATACTTTCTATGCACAAAACCTTTTTTGTCTTGGTGAATTATGTGAGATGTTGGAGGATCCGGATGCAAAAGAATACTATTCCCGAGCAAAAGAAGTAAGTAAAAATATTGTGGAGGTTCTATATGATGAACAGGATGCTGCCTTTTATGACGTATATGGAAAGGAGAATATAAAAATAAAGGTAGAAACTCCCACCATTTTTTATCCACTGATTCTATCTTCTATTCCAAAAGGTATAAAAACTAAGGTCCTGGAAAGACATTTTTTCAGTAGTGAGAAGTTTGATACCAATTACCCCATACCCTCAGTAGCAAAAGATTCATCGGCCTTTAATCCTAAAGAATCGATCTACATATGGAGAGGCCCTACCTGGATCGTTAATAATTGGTTTCTTCATCAAATACTGGAGAAAAATAATTATACGGAAAGTTCACAAAAATTAACTCGGATTATAATTCAGTTAATCAAAAAAAGCGGATTTAGAGAGTACTATAATCCTTTTACCGGCGAAGGTTATGGAGCAAAAGATTTTACCTGGGCAGGTTTAGTTTTAGATATGATGAATACGAAAGATAAAAGCATAAATTAA
- a CDS encoding vitamin K epoxide reductase family protein → MGWMGSPSRWRTMPWMVTFFGILVIPLGLVHIFLVISQPIVVGEWCTFCLLAAAIMLPMIPLEFDEVIAMRQHMVQAKKRGDNLWKVFWKGGEAFEENKDERTTELIEFPKKPMGVFKSSVWGMSVPWTLGVSTALGVFAMFAPATFGVDITTTSAHAFHLGGSLIVVTSVICMGEIVRRGRYLNILLGLGVAITPWIAGDGSLGLSVAGTIVGLAVAALSFPRGPKKEEYGLWDKYVK, encoded by the coding sequence ATGGGTTGGATGGGAAGTCCCTCAAGGTGGCGAACCATGCCCTGGATGGTCACATTTTTCGGGATCCTGGTGATTCCTTTGGGATTAGTACATATTTTCCTGGTAATATCTCAACCAATTGTAGTAGGTGAATGGTGTACCTTTTGTCTTCTTGCAGCTGCAATAATGCTGCCCATGATTCCATTAGAGTTTGATGAGGTCATAGCGATGAGACAACATATGGTACAGGCTAAAAAGCGTGGTGATAATTTGTGGAAAGTATTTTGGAAAGGTGGTGAAGCATTCGAAGAAAATAAAGATGAGCGTACCACCGAACTTATAGAATTCCCTAAAAAGCCTATGGGCGTTTTTAAATCTTCGGTCTGGGGTATGAGCGTACCATGGACGTTAGGAGTGTCTACAGCACTGGGTGTTTTCGCCATGTTTGCTCCTGCAACATTTGGGGTTGATATTACCACTACATCTGCTCATGCATTTCATTTGGGCGGATCGTTAATTGTGGTTACCTCAGTGATTTGTATGGGTGAAATTGTACGCCGAGGTAGATATTTGAACATACTGCTCGGGTTAGGCGTTGCCATTACACCATGGATTGCAGGGGATGGAAGTTTAGGTTTAAGTGTAGCTGGAACAATTGTAGGTCTGGCTGTAGCAGCGCTTTCTTTCCCACGAGGACCGAAAAAGGAAGAATATGGATTATGGGATAAATATGTAAAATAA
- a CDS encoding PH domain-containing protein, whose protein sequence is MNRSDFYKPHRQAKAGVILVFGNSLYQLVKNLWFLGIYFFMKEQTPQTIMLSIVGALILLVLALGYSILYYLKFTFFIDPEREEFVLQKGVLSSETISLPFDKIQRVNFKRNLLQRIIGVYSILIDTAGSKEEEVEIKALSKAKAEELSEILMNHTETEDKVDQKISQDKKEEAALNWQYSLNIFQLLKLGLSSNYIRGLLLLMTFYLTLKDQLFLEQFFPSEMDVVRNNDFGITPWTILLLLLAVVIVTVADTFIKYFKLNLIKTDLGLQVEMGLRKNKKVSLKGKRVQSMEISSNPIQKRLDLNKVKILLATSADNPGKSVITIPGISQTIVSRIKHYIYKDQIRRIFQIVPNRIFLFRKIIRGLFPLVLIPFIIGYYDLNFRLEWIIMGIAGYLILLGGYQFLFFRSLKLSISKEIIVKYSGVWRRKKQYLEMWKLQSVSISQPLWYEKQGLADLIFHSAGGDISFEVIDKNQAEILMDYLLFKIESSSGEWM, encoded by the coding sequence ATGAATAGAAGTGACTTCTATAAACCGCACCGACAAGCAAAAGCAGGGGTGATACTAGTTTTTGGTAACAGCCTCTATCAGTTGGTTAAAAATTTATGGTTTCTGGGAATTTACTTTTTCATGAAAGAACAGACCCCTCAAACAATCATGCTATCTATAGTTGGAGCCTTGATCCTTCTTGTCCTTGCTCTTGGTTATAGCATTCTTTACTACTTAAAATTTACGTTTTTCATTGACCCAGAAAGAGAAGAATTTGTACTCCAAAAAGGGGTTCTTAGTTCAGAAACTATAAGTCTCCCTTTTGATAAAATCCAGCGGGTAAATTTTAAGAGAAATCTGCTCCAGCGAATAATTGGTGTTTATAGTATTTTAATTGATACTGCCGGGAGTAAAGAAGAGGAAGTAGAGATTAAAGCGCTATCTAAGGCTAAGGCAGAAGAGCTCTCTGAAATCCTCATGAACCACACCGAAACAGAAGATAAAGTAGATCAAAAAATCTCTCAGGATAAAAAAGAAGAGGCTGCTCTCAACTGGCAATATTCTTTAAATATTTTCCAGCTTTTAAAACTAGGCTTAAGTAGCAATTACATTCGCGGCCTACTATTGTTGATGACATTTTATCTCACTCTGAAGGATCAGCTTTTTTTAGAACAGTTTTTTCCATCCGAAATGGATGTAGTGAGGAATAATGACTTTGGCATTACTCCGTGGACAATTTTACTATTACTGTTAGCGGTAGTGATTGTTACTGTAGCCGATACTTTTATAAAATATTTTAAGCTTAATTTAATAAAAACAGATTTGGGACTGCAGGTGGAAATGGGGCTCAGAAAGAATAAAAAGGTAAGCCTGAAAGGGAAAAGAGTACAATCGATGGAAATTTCGAGCAACCCAATTCAAAAACGTCTTGACCTTAACAAGGTGAAAATATTATTAGCAACCAGCGCAGATAATCCTGGTAAAAGTGTAATTACAATTCCCGGTATTTCTCAAACAATTGTTTCAAGGATTAAACACTACATATATAAAGACCAAATCAGACGAATTTTTCAAATCGTTCCAAATAGAATCTTTTTATTTAGAAAAATTATCCGTGGTCTTTTTCCCTTAGTGCTCATTCCTTTTATCATAGGATATTATGATTTAAATTTCAGGTTAGAATGGATAATTATGGGGATAGCAGGATACCTTATTCTGTTGGGCGGGTATCAATTCCTCTTTTTTCGTTCCTTAAAATTGTCTATCTCAAAAGAAATTATCGTAAAATATTCCGGGGTATGGAGAAGAAAGAAGCAATATTTGGAAATGTGGAAATTACAATCTGTTTCAATATCACAGCCACTCTGGTATGAAAAACAAGGTCTGGCAGACCTAATTTTCCATTCTGCGGGAGGCGATATTTCCTTTGAAGTAATAGATAAAAATCAAGCAGAAATACTAATGGATTATTTACTTTTTAAAATAGAAAGCTCCTCTGGGGAATGGATGTAG
- a CDS encoding four-helix bundle copper-binding protein — protein MRNEKLIHALGNCINHCNYCADSCLDEDDVKKMVDCIRTDKVCAEVCSALSQVLATSYSDVRGLVQYCKKVCEACADECGKHEAQHCKDCAKACQECVKACEAYLA, from the coding sequence ATGAGGAATGAAAAATTGATCCATGCACTCGGAAATTGCATTAATCATTGTAATTATTGCGCAGATTCTTGTCTGGATGAAGACGATGTGAAGAAAATGGTAGACTGCATCAGAACCGATAAGGTTTGTGCTGAGGTGTGTTCAGCGTTGAGTCAGGTTCTGGCTACCAGCTATTCAGATGTGAGAGGTCTGGTACAATATTGTAAAAAAGTTTGCGAGGCCTGTGCAGATGAATGCGGAAAGCACGAAGCTCAGCATTGTAAAGACTGTGCAAAGGCATGCCAGGAATGCGTAAAAGCATGTGAGGCCTATTTAGCATAA
- a CDS encoding heavy metal translocating P-type ATPase, giving the protein MRHTYKIHGMTCKGCQNHVEKTLTNVEGVTSASVNLEKAEATIEMDSHIPMQKFQDALKNDGGTYSIHKQGKHHHKKDSASAKKQKPKGKGTGTFYCPMHCEGDKTYEKPGDCPVCGMDLVEEQKLAATTSEQWTCPMHPEIVKDGPGDCPICGMDLVPMEPDISSEEKTYKKLLKKFWIAVAFTLPIFLIAMSEFLSDNPLFNLMSQRYWNWVQLALSLPVVFYATWMFFERAYRSIVTWNLNMFTLIGIGTGVAWLFSVFGMLLPDFFPEQFRTETGTVFVYYEATTVILTLVMLGQVLEARAHSKTNSAVKELLKLAPNKAIKVVDGTEEEVSIDQIGKGDILRVKPGDKIPVDGKITEGETTVDESMITGEPIPVNKTVSDKVSSGTINGNQSFLMKAEKVGSDTLLSQIIKMVNDASRSRAPIQKLADIVSGYFVPIVVIISIITFGVWSIWGPEPAYVYALVNAIAVLIIACPCALGLATPMSIMVGVGKGAQNGVLIKNAEALEKMDKVDTLIVDKTGTITEGKPTVEKVGSFDDKQFSESEILYFIASLNSSSEHPLAEATVKYGKEQKTEISKTENFSAVTGKGVEGTVDGKKLDLGNDRMMEYANASISSEMKQEAQSFQKQGKTVSYLSIDGMVSGYVVIGDKIKKTSANAIKELQEKGIDVIMLTGDNHDTAQAVASELNLADFKASMLPEDKLKAVEKLQSEGKSVAMAGDGINDAPALAKSDVGIAMGTGTDVAIESAAITLVKGDLQGIVKARNLSDAVMINIKQNLFFAFIYNTLGVPIAAGVLYPVFGLLLSPMIAALAMSFSSVSVIANALRLRTKRID; this is encoded by the coding sequence ATGAGACATACATATAAAATACACGGGATGACCTGCAAAGGTTGCCAGAATCACGTCGAAAAAACACTTACCAATGTAGAGGGAGTAACCAGTGCATCTGTCAATTTGGAGAAGGCAGAAGCCACCATAGAAATGGATTCACATATTCCTATGCAAAAGTTCCAGGATGCCCTTAAAAACGATGGGGGCACTTATTCCATCCACAAACAGGGCAAGCATCATCATAAAAAGGATTCCGCTTCTGCGAAAAAGCAAAAACCCAAAGGTAAGGGAACGGGAACGTTCTATTGCCCGATGCACTGTGAGGGTGACAAGACCTATGAAAAGCCGGGCGATTGCCCAGTCTGCGGAATGGATTTGGTTGAGGAACAAAAACTCGCTGCTACAACGTCCGAACAATGGACCTGCCCAATGCACCCTGAAATTGTTAAGGACGGGCCAGGGGACTGCCCAATCTGCGGAATGGATCTGGTGCCGATGGAACCGGATATTTCCTCAGAAGAAAAAACCTATAAGAAACTGCTCAAAAAGTTCTGGATAGCTGTCGCCTTTACACTGCCCATTTTCCTCATAGCAATGAGTGAATTTCTTTCTGATAATCCCCTTTTCAACCTAATGTCGCAAAGATATTGGAATTGGGTACAACTGGCTCTTTCACTGCCGGTTGTTTTCTATGCCACCTGGATGTTCTTTGAACGTGCCTATCGCAGTATTGTAACCTGGAACCTGAATATGTTCACCCTAATTGGTATAGGTACTGGGGTGGCATGGCTATTTAGTGTGTTTGGAATGCTTCTTCCCGATTTTTTTCCTGAACAATTTAGGACAGAAACAGGTACCGTCTTTGTTTATTATGAAGCTACTACCGTAATTCTTACCCTAGTAATGCTAGGTCAGGTTTTGGAAGCCCGGGCACATAGTAAAACCAATTCTGCGGTCAAGGAACTCTTGAAACTTGCTCCCAATAAAGCAATTAAAGTAGTAGATGGAACTGAAGAGGAAGTTTCCATCGACCAGATAGGAAAAGGAGATATTCTTAGAGTGAAACCGGGCGATAAAATTCCCGTGGACGGTAAGATTACAGAAGGTGAAACTACCGTAGACGAATCGATGATTACTGGTGAACCTATTCCTGTGAACAAAACCGTAAGTGATAAAGTGAGTAGTGGAACTATTAATGGCAATCAATCATTCCTTATGAAAGCAGAAAAGGTTGGATCGGACACCTTGCTTTCCCAAATTATCAAAATGGTAAACGATGCTAGTCGTAGCCGTGCCCCAATCCAAAAACTGGCAGATATAGTTTCTGGATATTTCGTACCCATTGTTGTTATTATATCGATAATAACTTTTGGTGTTTGGTCCATCTGGGGTCCAGAACCGGCCTATGTGTATGCTTTGGTCAATGCCATTGCTGTATTGATTATAGCTTGCCCGTGTGCGTTGGGATTGGCCACACCAATGTCTATTATGGTCGGTGTTGGTAAGGGTGCACAAAATGGTGTACTTATCAAGAATGCCGAAGCTCTGGAAAAAATGGACAAGGTAGATACTCTTATTGTTGATAAAACCGGAACGATTACGGAAGGAAAACCCACGGTGGAGAAGGTAGGTTCTTTTGATGATAAACAATTTAGCGAAAGTGAAATTCTATATTTTATTGCATCCCTAAACAGTTCCAGCGAGCATCCACTTGCTGAAGCTACCGTGAAATACGGAAAGGAGCAGAAAACCGAAATATCAAAAACCGAAAACTTCAGCGCAGTAACGGGAAAAGGCGTAGAAGGAACTGTTGATGGCAAGAAACTCGATTTAGGAAACGACAGGATGATGGAATATGCTAACGCATCTATTTCATCTGAAATGAAACAGGAAGCTCAATCCTTTCAAAAGCAAGGGAAAACAGTTTCATACTTATCTATTGACGGTATGGTTTCAGGCTATGTTGTGATAGGCGACAAAATTAAAAAAACCAGCGCCAATGCTATCAAGGAATTGCAGGAGAAAGGAATCGACGTCATAATGCTTACGGGTGATAACCACGATACGGCACAGGCCGTGGCGAGCGAACTCAATCTTGCCGATTTTAAGGCGAGTATGCTGCCAGAAGATAAATTAAAAGCAGTAGAAAAGTTACAATCTGAGGGTAAATCCGTGGCAATGGCTGGAGATGGTATCAATGATGCCCCGGCTTTGGCAAAAAGCGATGTGGGCATCGCAATGGGAACGGGTACGGACGTCGCAATTGAAAGTGCGGCGATTACACTGGTCAAAGGGGATTTGCAAGGCATAGTCAAAGCTCGAAACCTAAGCGATGCTGTAATGATCAATATTAAACAGAATTTATTCTTTGCCTTTATCTATAACACTTTGGGAGTTCCAATAGCGGCAGGTGTGCTATACCCTGTATTCGGATTGTTACTCTCACCCATGATAGCTGCCTTGGCTATGAGTTTTAGTTCGGTATCGGTAATTGCGAATGCTTTACGATTACGAACAAAAAGAATTGATTAA
- a CDS encoding PH domain-containing protein, translating to MAIINPVNFENRQLDIDSLPRYRGVELSSLNQKYLIKLNIITSAGAILFFIGLGITYSLMETYKDLFPFLAILVLLIFSGSYYRNFQVQKRNGYAIRERDIIFKRGFIYKKTTIVPFNRVQHVSIERDFPDKILGISTLRLFTAGGSGSDISIPGLIPQIANNMKEEISKRISSDE from the coding sequence ATGGCCATTATTAATCCAGTAAATTTTGAAAACAGGCAATTGGATATAGATTCACTCCCAAGGTACAGAGGGGTTGAGCTTTCATCACTTAATCAGAAGTATTTAATTAAACTAAATATAATCACAAGTGCTGGCGCAATACTATTTTTTATTGGGCTTGGTATTACATATTCGCTTATGGAAACTTACAAGGATTTATTTCCATTTTTGGCGATTTTGGTTTTGCTAATATTTTCGGGTTCCTACTATCGCAACTTTCAAGTACAAAAAAGAAATGGTTATGCTATACGGGAGAGGGATATTATCTTTAAACGTGGATTTATATACAAAAAAACTACTATAGTTCCTTTTAACCGTGTACAACATGTTTCTATTGAAAGAGATTTCCCGGATAAAATTTTAGGAATTTCAACTTTAAGGCTTTTTACCGCCGGTGGCTCTGGAAGTGACATTTCGATTCCCGGTTTGATCCCGCAAATTGCAAACAATATGAAGGAAGAAATTTCGAAAAGAATATCCTCCGATGAATAG